The region GCGGGGCTGGGCATGATATTCGAGAGCGGCGGTTTTCAAATCAGACATGTGGGCATTCCGCTTTTTTGCTGTTGGACAGACGGATCGCCGAGCATACGCGTGTCGCAAAGTCCCGACAAGACTGACCAGTCAGCAGTGTCAAGGGCTTTGCCTTAAGACTTTGGCCCAAGAGCCGCGCCCGGCAAGGGTTATAGTGTCCACAATCTTATTTTAAAATTGTCTACAATTTTACTTCGCGCCGACGTTTATCATCCCTGGATGAGTCAATGAGAGCATCCAGCGCGCCTGCCCCGGCTTGAGCCCTCCACGTCGAGAACGATCCAGCACCCAACCACGCGCTTCAAGCTTAGAGCCCTGCAGACGGGCAAGGTCTTGCTGATCGAAATGTTTCAATTGACCGGCTGCAATATGCAGCACCACACCGCCCTGAAGATCGATCCAGAGGCCACCGCGATTACGCTGGACCTTGCTCACCGTGCCCCCCACTACAGCAAATCCGGAGCGGCTTATTTGCTGCGGCGCGAGCACCGGCGACTGTCGCCAAAGGCCCAACCTCGCAGCCCGCGCAGTACGCTCAGCCGCTTGCTGACAGTCGAGCAGCTCGACATTCGGGGCGATCGCCACCTGATACGCCAGACCATCGGCCAGCACTTTAGCTTCAAGGTTACTGCCATCGACACCAAAGACATGGGCCAGCGTACGTCCATAACGGTCCTGGGGCTGCTTGCCTGCCAACAACCCGACACGCCCACCACTCTGCGCGACCAGGTTTTGCAGCCGCTTGCGGGCGGCGTCGGCGAAGGGCTCGGCGGATTGGCCTTTTTTACCCGTTTCGGGGGCATTGAGGCCAATCATGCGCACGCTGCGTCCATCCTTGAGGCGCAACGTGTCGCCATCGACCACTTGCTGCACCCGGGCATAAGACAAGCCCCCCGGCGCAGGGCACAACGGCCCGGCCAGCACATTCGACAGCCAAATCGCAGGCACAAAAAAGGCGCCCGCGAGGGACGCCTTTTTCAATAACCTGGCCAGACCAAAAGGACCGTCCAAAGTCATGCGCCTTACTCGGCGGCTTTTTTCGTTGCGCCGAAAGCACCGAAACGAGTTTTGAAGCGATCAAC is a window of Pseudomonas taetrolens DNA encoding:
- a CDS encoding thermonuclease family protein, which produces MTLDGPFGLARLLKKASLAGAFFVPAIWLSNVLAGPLCPAPGGLSYARVQQVVDGDTLRLKDGRSVRMIGLNAPETGKKGQSAEPFADAARKRLQNLVAQSGGRVGLLAGKQPQDRYGRTLAHVFGVDGSNLEAKVLADGLAYQVAIAPNVELLDCQQAAERTARAARLGLWRQSPVLAPQQISRSGFAVVGGTVSKVQRNRGGLWIDLQGGVVLHIAAGQLKHFDQQDLARLQGSKLEARGWVLDRSRRGGLKPGQARWMLSLTHPGMINVGAK